The segment TTGatgtcgttgtggtggtggtctccGGGGCAGCTGTAGATGGCACGGTGGGGctcggggcggggtggggcatgGGGGAAGGCGTACTAACCAACATGATAgccggggcagggcggggcgaggACAAACCCCGTGTGGATGCGATGCCCCGGTTGGCTGTAATGGGGCGGACCACACGGGGGCTTGAGGTGAGGATGACCcgactgccccgccccgccccggaccCCAGGGCAAGCGGGGTGGTGTCGGGGCCAGTGTTGGTGATGACTAGCGATTGCCCCGCGACCCGGACACTCGACGGGGAGGTCACGTTGGTCAGGAGGAACGAGGCGGGGCTCTGCTTTGGCCCTGACGCCCCGGACAGCACCCGGACGCCCCCGCGGGTGGTCACGACACTCCCGGCCCCGCCCCCGCTGCTGCCGTTGGTTCCCCCGGCTGTGGGTGGAAGGGGGTGGATAGttaagttactactactactactactactactactactactactactaccactactaccatgtATGTACGCATttccacacacacatgtacgcgcTCTACTCACTCCTGACTGCTATGTGCGCGTCCGCCCCATCCCCGGAGAGCAGGATGGGTGTCGGGGCggggctggtgctgctgctggtggtggtggtgggcggggcaGAGGGGCGGGGCTTGGCGGGGGTGGGTCGGCCCCGCTTGTTCCACCCTAATGGTGTGACGATGGTGCTGCCCACGAtctatgggggggtggggggaggtggaggaggaggaggtggaagaggaggagatggtggaagaggaggaggaggagaaggacatatATTACTACCtcatcaataacaataataataataataataatagtagtatcacactactactactactactactaccactactactactactaccaccaccaccaccattaatactactactactactacctctactactactactactactactactactactactacaacaaccacacCCACCTTTCTAGTCTGCAGGTCCTGTGTGGTGGATGAGTTAGCCCCAGCGGTGGTTGGGGCTGgggcggaggtgatggtggtggtgatggtggcggggctGGGTGGGGCAGGGCTCGGGAACCGCGGGGCGACCTCCTTCAGGACCTTCCCCGACAGACTGCTGAAGACGAACCCCGAGCTGACCCGCCCCGACCCcatgtcctgagagagagagagagagagattaaacatgGCATCTCTTCATATATAAAGTTAATTTCACATATATTTACAGTTTTTGTCAAGTTAATGAACCAATGATTATGAAATGGAACCAGTAATTATATAAAGGAACCAATAATCATGAAATGGAACCAATAATTATGAAAAGGAACCAATAATTTAAAAGAGGAACCAATAATTAGGAAATGGAACCAATAGTTATGAAATGGAACCAGTAATCGTGATATGGAACCAATAATTATGAAAAGGAACCAATAATTTAAAAGAGGAACCAATAATGATGAAATGGAACCAATAATCATGAAATGGAACCAATAATTTAAAAGAGGAACCAATAATTATGAAATGGAACCAGTAATCGTGATATGGAACCAATAATTTAAAAGAGGAACCAATAATCATGAAATGGAACCAATAATTATGAAAGAGTACCCAAATCATTGCCAATAatcatgaaaacaacaaaaaaacagtgAACTCTAcagtgaaaaatgaggaaaatggagaaatgaTTAACCAAACAGGAGAAACATAAATGGTATATAATTAAAAAAGAATATACTTACAATTATAATAGTTGTagcaatagcaatagtagtagtagtagtagtagtagtagtaatcacatAAGGCATGCATGTGGAGGTGTGTATATGTGGTATTTGGTGCCAACATGaccttgtaaaaataaataaataaataaataaataaataaataaaaaataataataataataataattcccttCAGTATCACGGGACTCGATAATTTTTTTCCCCAAGTTACCGTCCTTACTGCCCTCCCCATATATACTTTCCTAGGTGCAGGGTGAGGTAGCGGGGCACCATGGGGCAGAGCGGGGCAGGGCAGTTTTCCAGGGGCAGTGGTAAGAGACAGCCCCCTAACACCTCCatcatcccacacacacacacacatacacacacaatgggGCTGGTGGTAAaagcggggcagggcggggcagccTTACCGGggccagggtgagagagagagacgtccgcCCCGACCTCCTAACCACACCCACATCACGTACACCCCTTCCTATACCCAGGGCAAAGTGCATTTtctcctgccccgccccgcctggtTCCTCATACCCCAAGGCTTCCATCACCCGCCCCGCTGCTGGtcaaggaggggggaagggaggtaagtgTCGCCCCGTTCGCCCCGTTGTCACTTACACTGAGTCGCTGGCGTAGGATGGGGCTGCCCCCGCCGGACGACCCTGTGCTCTCCGGGGCATCTGGGGGTGAAGGCGGGGCAGTTAGTCAGGGCGGGGCGAACAACCTCCTCGGTCTGTGAACACCCCGATTGCGTCATGACCCCCAGTGTTCCGTGGCGGCTGTTTCCTCGCCCCGATGTAACGCACTAACACTCTTGACTAACTtacactggtagcctagtaacacacactcccaggtctttctctgcctctgtggtggttagtggagtgtttcccatgtggtattggtatgctggatttggccttcactggtagccaaatccagcacaccaataccacatctatccaccacagaggcagagaaagactaccagtgaaggccaaatccagcacaccaccacatgggaaacactcctctatccaccacagaggcagagaaagacctgggagtgtatgttaccaggctaccagtgaaggccaaatccagcacaccaataccacatgggaaacactccaatatccaccacagaggcagagaaagacctgggagtgtgtgttaccaggctaccagtgaaggccaaatccagcacaccaataccacatgggaaacactccactatccaccacagaggcagagaaagacctgggagtgtgtgttaccaggctaccagtgaagggatatccagcacaccaataccacatgggaaacactccactatccaccacagaggcagagaaagacctgggagtgtgtgttaccaggctaccagtgaaggcagaatccagcacaccaataccacatgggaaacactccactatccaccacagaagcagagaaagacctgggagtgtgtgttaccaggctaccagtgaaggccaaatccagcacaccaccacatgggaaacactccactatccaccacagaggcagagaaagacctgggagtgtgtgttaccaggctaccagtgaaggccaaatccgtgccaatcacagcggacgggttaacttgAAACACAATACATCACAACACATACGGCCACACCACGGAACACTAGGGGGCGTGGGCGTAGTGTTGCTAGCTGGTCAGAGGTGTTCACAGATGCTAGAGGTCAGGTCGGGTGTGTGTGAGCCCCACCCCGACTAAGCAAGGTCGAAGGTTGTGGTCAGACATAGCACAGGAGAGTTTGGTGATCGTCACAGACACCATCTTTTTCCTCGTCGTCAAGAGTAGGAGAGATTCATAGTCCGTCCAAGGCCATTAAGGGAAAATAGGGATGTTTAACtagatatagaagaagaggaagaagaggaagaaggagttcAGTTCTGAGAAGGGTTGAAAATTTGCGACGAGAGGAACAGAcatcagagagaagagagaaaacgatcGTTCAGAATGGGAGACTTAGAAAAATTTGGGCattgaacaagaagaagaaaaggaagagttcgGTTCTGACAAAGGGTTGAAAACTTGCGATGAGAGGAACAGACatcagggagaagagagaaaacgatcGTCCAGAATGGGAGACTTAGAAAAATTAGGAGActgagcaagaagaagaagaagaggaagagttcgGTTCTGACAAAGGGTTGAAAATTTGCGATGAGAGGAACGGACatcagggagaagagagaaaacgatcATCCAGAATGGGAGACTTAGAAAAAATAGGACattgaacaaaaagaagaagaagaagaagaagaaggcaactGTGACGAAGGTATCCCAACTCTCCCATCCTACATCCCTGGTTCTTCTATGGCGAGTCCCGACATCCCACCTTCAGTCTGCGCCGACGGCtgggacggcggcggcggcgggggcggaggTGTGGTCATACGCTGCGGCAGGAGGTCCTCggaggtggagatgatgatggaggaggtggaggaggtggtggtggttgtaggggatgtggaggtggaggtggaggaggggaacggCAACTGGTCTTGGTGTTGCTGTAAAATCCGACTGTATTTGTGGCGGGAAAGGGGTGCGAACGAGCCGAGGGAGattgtggtgagtgtggtggaggtggagattgacggtggtgatgaggacgcaccaccaccaccactaccacctccgccGCTGATATTGATAACACTTCCACCTCCACTGCCTCCACTAAGAACTCCACTGGTAGTCTTAAGTTCCTGGTGGtgttgaaaatgaaaaaaagggggaaaaataatgatgaggaGGTTTGTCATCACCATTTTTTGTCATCACCACCTACACTAACACCACACAAGTCATCACCACTCCGATCAACACTACGACATAAGctaacaccactgtcatcaccactaacaccactgtcatcaccacaacaccaccatcatcaccactaacaccacagtcatcaccactaacaccactgtcatcaccactaacaccactgtcatcaccactaacaccacagtcatcaccactaacaccacagtcatcaccactaacaccagtcatcaccactaacaccagtcatcaccactaacaccactgtcatcaccaccaacaccactgtcatcaccactaacCCTCAACACCACAAAGAACCGGGAAACATTCaagtcatcaccactatcaccactcaacaccacaggAAATTTGATGGTGATGAACACTGAGAGAAAAACTGTCAtcaccaatcatcaccaccaccaccaagagaaaagaataacatcaccaccaccaccacctctgaccTCTACATTGGTGATGAGTTCAAGCGAAACtcatcaccaaaatcaccaccaccaccatcatcaccaccaccaaacaaaaacaaccaaatcaccaccacagtcatcaccaatCATCACCACTGACCTTCCGTGACCTCTGACCTCTTAGCCCTGACCTCATGACCTCTCTCTGCCCTGTTAATGTATGGTAAGTGGACTGGGAGTGGATAGGATGGATGAAGTGGATCGAGGACTTGGTAAGCAGACTGGGGTGGACACTAGACGAGACTGGGAGTGGCCTGTTCTGGCACAGATGggtgttttttatagtggcgccatctcgttTCGGCTCATACCCcgcccacccccccaccccgtgtatttttttttcccgtgCCGTGTAAACAAACGTAAtggggggaaggggttgggggggggggggttggcgaCGCTTCTGTACGCAGTAATACGAGAGTTTGTTcagtgcgtgttttttttttatttttttttattttgcttcgtTTTGATTTTTcgatcttttcttttccatttttgttttttgttttttctgtcgttaattctttttctctttctcttttttcttttctctctctctatctctcttttttttcatggtgtgtgtgtgtgtgtgtgtgtgtgaaggaaagagagaaggaaaagaaaggaagaatgaaaataaaggaaaatactactattactattactactactactactactactactactactactactactactacaactactactactactaacaccaccattatataatatacagagagagagagagagagagagagagcataatcaAGGGTGCAAGCGGATTGGCGGACCGAGCAGGTGTAGGCGGGTGACCGGCAGTGCATGGGTGACGGAAGGGTGATCGGATGAGGGACGAGTGGAAGAAGTGGGGCGGGTGAACAGGAACGGGTgagtgtggttgggtgggtgaggagagatggatgaagggtggatgaaaaaaaataggtggaTGTGTGATGGAatgggtggatgaatggaaatTGGGTGGGTGGATGAGGAATGGGGTGTGGGTGGATGAAATGGAATGGATGGATGAAAAGTGGATGAGTGGCTAAgtagtgagtggatgagtgtaaggagtgggtgagagagagagataggcagatTGGTGGATGAAAAGTGGATGGATgaagagtggatgagtgagtgtatGGGTGtcaggagtgagtgagagagagagatgggcagatgggtgagtgggtgacaTGGGTGAAAGGTGGGTGAATAGTGGATGAGTTTCAATTTCCACAGTGGGTGTTTTGAGGCATccatgtttttttaattttttttaacttaattttCAATCTCATTCATTTTATTaatcttatttttattatatattacttttttttttttttttgtgtgtgtgtgtgtgtgcgtgcgtgtgtgtgtggaggcaagAAGCGGGTGAGGGCGGGTGAGGTGAGGTCAggcgaggtcaggtcaggtcaggactaaaaaataataataaaatatacaaaaaaaaaataatgagaaacagATCAACCAAAATTTAAGGTCAGGGTGCAACTCAgccaagcaaaacaacaacaacaacaacaacaataataataataataataataataataataataataataatatgatgatgatgatgatgattattattattaaattactTACGGTTAACCTCGACAgctgaggagggaaaaaatgtatgtaggattctctctctctctctctctctctctctctctctctctctctctctctctctctctctctctctctcttcctttccttccattcttcccttcctttccctttcctagtccACCAAACTAATATATATgtaaacaaactctctctctctctctctctctctctctctctaacaataacaataagatcACTCACCCTCGCAGTTCCGTCCTCAGTCTGCTGCTCTAAGGACGCCAGGAGGGGTGGGGCGAgggtggtgaaggaggggaaggaggaggtggtagtggtggtggtggtggtgatggtggccgaggaggaggaggaagaggaggaggagggggaggaggtcacTGGCTTCATCTTGGGGTAGCGTCGAGATTCCAAGGCTCGGGTGTACTTCTGGTTATGTGATcctgttggagagagagaaacataagagatagatagatagagatagagagagagagacagagacagagagagagagaagagggaggaacagagggaagggagaggcaggacagagagagtgagagaaagaaacactacctaatcctccttcttcctcctcctcctccttcttctcctcctcctcctcctcctcctctcttacctctcggAGTGACAGCAGAGACAGCATCTGAGGGCAAGGAGctgggagtggaggcggcggaggtggatgtggcggtggaggaggcggGGGGGTAGGGGGccagggtggaggaggtggcggagggggGGTTGCCcggcgccccctccccccctaccatGACCCCGGCGGATATGGACGACACCCCCCCGGGAATCTTGAGGCTGGTGCTGGACATGCTGATTGGGgtgcctggggggagggggggggggaggaggaggagaaggaggaggaggaggaggaggaggaggaggaggaagagagggggaggtggtaagaatgttgaagaaagggaaggaagagttgaggaagaagaggttaaggaggaggaggaggaggaggaggaggaggaggaggaggaggaagaggtggaaagaatgtagaagatgggaaaggaagaggttaaagaggaggaggaggaggaagagaggaggaaggaaggaagaaaaagagaagaagaaggaaaaaaaagaggaggaggaaggaagaaagtaaggaagagaagaagaaggaaaaaaaaagggaggaagaggaggaggagaaggaggaggaggaggaggaggagaaggaggaggaaaaggaggaggaggaggaggaggaggaggaggaaagaggaagagaaaaaaaattattaacatgaaaaaaaaaaatacaaaaaaaaacaaaaaactggaAATctgaacaaaaaatataaaaaataatcataataataataataataaacaaacacacaaacgaacaaactCACTTGGCCGGGAAATCTTGGCCGGGGAAAAATTCGACCCCGAGGAGTCCCCGACCGAGCTCACTGACAGCTTCCTCTTCCGCGACAGCTCCCTCTTCGACGCAgccctgggggggagggggttggtgaaggagggggaggaggaggtggttgtggtggaggtcgtggtggaggggtggtgatagttgtggtgtcctcctccacctcctcttccgcctcctccgctGGTGGTGTTGTCGTTCATGAGATGACAGAGGAACTCCCCGATCTCGTCCtgtggaagggaagtggagggtgagtggaggaggtggtggaggaggaggaggaggaggaggaagggggtatctctgccacacctcctcctcctcctcttcttcctcttctggaattcaaaagagaggaaaagttgtTGAAGGGAACCTGAtattgaaagaaggaggaggaggaagaggaggaggaggagaaggagaaggaggaggaggaggaggagttggaaaaggaagagaaggaagaggagttggagaggaagagaaggaaaaggaggagttgaaaaaaggagaggaggaggaggaggagttggagaaggaagagaaggaagaggaggaggaggaggagttggaaaaggacacaaaggacacaaagtaaaaacaaacaacagcagcccttctggtccttacgaggctgtttgtgacaagctacactaactatctaaccaaaggtggaagatgaaggacagcaaaggcgaaggctcctccccacccccccatccctccagcatggaaaaactgcatggaaactatgtaggaaagaggaaagaactaccattactgctaccactaaccgggcaataaaagcggacaaggacaccagtattcgaaagaacttaacgtcattacgacaatgagtaatatcttagttgctggttggattcaaaacacttgtctaatctattcttgaaggccgtaactgttgtactatcaatgacatcacagggtagagaagaaggattgaagaaggagaggggatgagaggggatgaaggagaggggacgaacgagaggggatgaaggagaggagacgagaggggatgaaggagaggggacgaacgAGAGAGGACGAAAAGCTCTTAccgataacaacaataacaacaacaataataacaataataataataataataataataataataataataataataataataataacaactgccACGCACCACAATGCAGCGGTCGACCATGGACTGCGTGACGCCCTCCATGTACCGTTTCTGGCAGGACATACGGAGGTGGGAGTCCGCCCCGCCGACCACCACCAGCCCCGTCTCCGCCCGCATGTGCACTCGGAGGTCCTCGATGTCGTCCAcgctgcggggcggggcggggcacgggagggagagatgggtgttAGTTTGTATGGCAGAGTCTGTCCCTTACGCCCTATATGGTTCTCTCTATCCTCTATACCCCtttctatttcctccctttccttctgttcccttccgttcctttctcctccctatccttcccttcccttcctttctcttccctatccttcctttctcctcccaatctttcccttcccctccctatccttcccttcccttcctttctcttccctatccttcctttcttctccctatccttcccttcccctccctatccttcccttcccttcctttctcttccctatccttcctttctcctcccaatctttcccctccctatccttcacttcccttcatttctcttccctatccttcctttctcctcccaatctttcccttcccctccctatccttcccttcccttcctttctcttccctatccttcctttctcctcccaatctttcccttcccctccctatccttcccttcccttcctttctcttccctatccttcctttctcctcccaatctttcccttcccctccctatccttcccttccctttctttctcttccctatccttcctttctcctcccaatctttcccttcccctccctatccttcccttcccttaatcccccactcatctttccctcctcctcctcctccataaccctTTCCGTTCACCTCCTTACCCCCactccccctactcctccccccctcacctcacGTTAGCTGCCTTCTCCCCCACTACGAAGAGCGTGGGGGTGCGACAGTCTAGGAGGGGGTCATCAGCCTCCCCACGCTTGCCCTCCGCGCCGATCATGGGGAAACCGAGGCAGATGTTTGCAGTGACGGACTCTAGCATCGACACCTGGGGAATGGGGGTGAGAAATGGGGTGGGGGTGAGATGGGGGGGGTGAGATGGGGATAggaagtagggagaggaagatagggagaggaaatgaagggaggatgggacagagagagagagagagagagagagagaatattggagatggaggaggaggaggagatgaggagggaaaaagtggagagaagggaggaagaataaaagatggaggagagagagagagagagagagagagagagaaaatgaccctagttatcatcatcatcatcaacaatacaaacaaacgaacgaacaaacaaagcGGGGCGCCCCAAACGTCAGCCGCCCCGGGGACTCACGTGGCAGGCGATGACGGCCCCGATGCCCCACCCCATGAGTACGAGGGGGCTGGCGGGGTATTGGCTGCGGTAATCCCCCAGCCGCCTCCGAACCTCCCCCACGATCTGCTCCAGTACCACCCGGGGGTCGCTGTGCtctgccggggcggggcggggcggggcggggtattAGGTTAGATTGAGGTATATTTAAAAAATCAATTAAATAGGAAAATCAGTTGGATATTAAAAAATcgtaagaaataataaaataaaattgtatgTCCTTTAAATCcattttctctgtctcccttccccttcctcctccctcccctcccctaccccttcctcctcctccttccctatccaccttccccttcctccctcatctcccgacctcccccttcctcccccctcataGCCCAagcccacacacactcccttcactccccttctttcctcccttccccctctccccattaCTCCCCCTCCCTATAACAACTTCcctatcctccccatctccccccccaccccagtaCCCACCTGCCCTGCCCTGGGGGACCATAACGGGCACAGTCTTGGCCATGTGCTGCAGCTGCGCGTTGAAGAAGCGGATGCGTCGCGGGGCCTGGGGCACGGATGACGGGGGGCCGCTGGGGACCTGTACGATGATCACTGCCCCGTCAAGCTTCCTctggggcgggacggggcgggggcgGTTAGAATGGGGGAGGCATTGGGGTTAGGGGTTGAGGGGTtaggggttctctctctctctctctctctgtctgtctgtctgtctctctcctttccttctttctcttttctctctctctctctctctctctctctctctctctctctctctctctctctctctctctctctctctatctttccttccttctttcattgcaaattcacacacaaacacacacacacacaatggtatctctctctctctctctctctctctctctctctctctctctctctctctctctctctctctctctctctctctctctctctctcatctccttccttcctttctttcttctttctccccttccttctctccctcttctctctctccccttcaccaataccacccttccccctcttccacccccctTCCACTTACCGGCTTATGGTGGTTGAGGGAGGGCACGGCAGGGTCCCAGGGCCTCTTAAGCAGCAAGTTGAGGGCCTCCACGCTGGCTCCACGGTGGGTGCTGGTCAGCGTTACCATCTTGTCTACCAGGGTCGGGATCTTGGACTTGAGGgtctggggggaagggaaggggggtgtgAGAATTGGtct is part of the Eriocheir sinensis breed Jianghai 21 chromosome 32, ASM2467909v1, whole genome shotgun sequence genome and harbors:
- the LOC127006314 gene encoding KAT8 regulatory NSL complex subunit 3-like isoform X2; the protein is MASTFRRPGATTSSPASRPGSPRAPGCPPMLGEVAPDPRGRLHLLGDPHAKFTTVLRLASGQESEPDIVSLDHPYARPYNWRPEASHARPRKSLFMSKTGRHQHHHHLLHSHHQHQQHHSSSYHQYHSHYQQRLMHGTEEVIDVDGDLTPPPPLPYDLPKAQQVMSECERHVVFARLDQIKPADPRQEEVVRGSGEEGEMDWEEKVNKQGWTEAQLTLFGKVVQVLDTDHLGRLGLKNTHNEPVSRRALVDKTSAKFRQALARVSWDPKLTQWLHSVLLQHLSLPYLAAYLDILQTLKSKIPTLVDKMVTLTSTHRGASVEALNLLLKRPWDPAVPSLNHHKPRKLDGAVIIVQVPSGPPSSVPQAPRRIRFFNAQLQHMAKTVPVMVPQGRAEHSDPRVVLEQIVGEVRRRLGDYRSQYPASPLVLMGWGIGAVIACHVSMLESVTANICLGFPMIGAEGKRGEADDPLLDCRTPTLFVVGEKAANVSVDDIEDLRVHMRAETGLVVVGGADSHLRMSCQKRYMEGVTQSMVDRCIVDEIGEFLCHLMNDNTTSGGGGRGGGGGHHNYHHPSTTTSTTTTSSSPSFTNPLPPRAASKRELSRKRKLSVSSVGDSSGSNFSPAKISRPSTPISMSSTSLKIPGGVSSISAGVMVGGEGAPGNPPSATSSTLAPYPPASSTATSTSAASTPSSLPSDAVSAVTPRGSHNQKYTRALESRRYPKMKPVTSSPSSSSSSSSSATITTTTTTTTSSFPSFTTLAPPLLASLEQQTEDGTARELKTTSGVLSGGSGGGSVINISGGGGSGGGGASSSPPSISTSTTLTTISLGSFAPLSRHKYSRILQQHQDQLPFPSSTSTSTSPTTTTTSSTSSIIISTSEDLLPQRMTTPPPPPPPPSQPSAQTEDAPESTGSSGGGSPILRQRLSDMGSGRVSSGFVFSSLSGKVLKEVAPRFPSPAPPSPATITTTITSAPAPTTAGANSSTTQDLQTRKIVGSTIVTPLGWNKRGRPTPAKPRPSAPPTTTTSSSTSPAPTPILLSGDGADAHIAVRTGGTNGSSGGGAGSVVTTRGGVRVLSGASGPKQSPASFLLTNVTSPSSVRVAGQSLVITNTGPDTTPLALGSGAGRGSRVILTSSPRVVRPITANRGIASTRGLSSPRPAPAIMLVSTPSPMPHPAPSPTVPSTAAPETTTTTTSTATAPPMTTAVSPAPVSMPTGELALLVAASEMSERAPSTSSPAPTAPKPHGAAPGTSTVLVSKFAAKQKSSEVVVMTSSSSSSSSSSSSSSSSSSSSSTPTATIKVTASAAPAKPPSSSSSSSTASAIFRTTTSTTRTAEKEVTSTTTTPRSTTNTKATKARSNSGSSSSSGSGSSQGSREGVVVRPRRSLTMGRDRGRDAGGRWAKISAPTAPNTRRGRSKGRGRSSL
- the LOC127006314 gene encoding KAT8 regulatory NSL complex subunit 3-like isoform X4, which gives rise to MERDSHIRSLLAAPSPAPPLASLSHHLTSRASLTLPGTMASTFRRPGATTSSPASRPGSPRAPGCPPMLGEVAPDPRGRLHLLGDPHAKFTTVLRLASGQESEPDIVSLDHPYARPYNWRPEASHARPRKSLFMSKTGRHQHHHHLLHSHHQHQQHHSSSYHQYHSHYQQRLMHGTEEVIDVDGDLTPPPPLPYDLPKAQQVMSECERHVVFARLDQIKPADPRQEEVVRGSGEEGEMDWEEKVNKQGWTEAQLTLFGKVVQVLDTDHLGRLGLKNTHNEPVSRRALVDKTSAKFRQALARVSWDPKLTQWLHSVLLQHLSLPYLAAYLDILQTLKSKIPTLVDKMVTLTSTHRGASVEALNLLLKRPWDPAVPSLNHHKPRKLDGAVIIVQVPSGPPSSVPQAPRRIRFFNAQLQHMAKTVPVMVPQGRAEHSDPRVVLEQIVGEVRRRLGDYRSQYPASPLVLMGWGIGAVIACHVSMLESVTANICLGFPMIGAEGKRGEADDPLLDCRTPTLFVVGEKAANVSVDDIEDLRVHMRAETGLVVVGGADSHLRMSCQKRYMEGVTQSMVDRCIVDEIGEFLCHLMNDNTTSGGGGRGGGGGHHNYHHPSTTTSTTTTSSSPSFTNPLPPRAASKRELSRKRKLSVSSVGDSSGSNFSPAKISRPSTPISMSSTSLKIPGGVSSISAGVMVGGEGAPGNPPSATSSTLAPYPPASSTATSTSAASTPSSLPSDAVSAVTPRGSHNQKYTRALESRRYPKMKPVTSSPSSSSSSSSSATITTTTTTTTSSFPSFTTLAPPLLASLEQQTEDGTARDMGSGRVSSGFVFSSLSGKVLKEVAPRFPSPAPPSPATITTTITSAPAPTTAGANSSTTQDLQTRKIVGSTIVTPLGWNKRGRPTPAKPRPSAPPTTTTSSSTSPAPTPILLSGDGADAHIAVRTGGTNGSSGGGAGSVVTTRGGVRVLSGASGPKQSPASFLLTNVTSPSSVRVAGQSLVITNTGPDTTPLALGSGAGRGSRVILTSSPRVVRPITANRGIASTRGLSSPRPAPAIMLVSTPSPMPHPAPSPTVPSTAAPETTTTTTSTATAPPMTTAVSPAPVSMPTGELALLVAASEMSERAPSTSSPAPTAPKPHGAAPGTSTVLVSKFAAKQKSSEVVVMTSSSSSSSSSSSSSSSSSSSSSTPTATIKVTASAAPAKPPSSSSSSSTASAIFRTTTSTTRTAEKEVTSTTTTPRSTTNTKATKARSNSGSSSSSGSGSSQGSREGVVVRPRRSLTMGRDRGRDAGGRWAKISAPTAPNTRRGRSKGRGRSSL